The following nucleotide sequence is from Deinococcus multiflagellatus.
ATGAGGTTGACCACAAGCCCCAGGGTGGCCACGATCAGCATCGGGGTGGTCTGCACCTCGACCGGGGCCTGCAGCCGTCCATACGCCTCGACGAGAATGTACAGCCCGATGGCGAACAGGGCCGCCGCATTCACCGTGGCCGCCAGAATCTCCGCGCGGCGGTACCCGAAGGTGCGGCGGCGATCAGCGGTCCGCTGGCCGATCTTCAGCGCGAACAGCGACAGCGCCAGGGCCATCACGTCGGTGAGCATGTGGCCTGCATCCGAGAGCAGGGCCAGACTGCCCGAGAGCAGGCCATAGATAACCTCAACGACGAGGAAACTGCCGGTCAGGAGCAGCGCCAGCGTGAGTTGGCGGGCATTGGCAGCGGCGCCGTGGCTGTGGCCGTGGTCACTCATGATCCACCGTGTCCATCGAGTGGGACGGGGCGGGTGGCGGAACGCTGACTTTGCGGGCCCTGAGCATCGCGTCGATGGCCTGAATTTCTGTGGTCTGAGCGCTCACGACCCGCTTCGCAAACGCCCGCACCTCCGGGCGGCGCACCGCGTTCAGGGCCGCCTTTGCCATGGCCACCCCGCCCTGATGATGGCGGCGCATCAGCAGCAGATACCGGGTCTCGGCGGTGACCACGGGCAGGGTGTTCAGCGCGGCCTCGTCGGCCGCTGACGCCATGCCCATGGCCGACCGGTCCATGCCCTTCATGGGCGCCTCCCGACCAGCCAGCGGCCGGCCCCAGGCCATCAACCAGCCCTGCATCTGCCCAATCTGCGCCTGCTGGGTCAGCAGGATGTCCTGGGCCAGCAGGCGCACTTCGGGGTCGGCCGCGCGCCTCAGGAGGCTGACACTCATGGTCACGGCCTGGGCGTGGTGGGCCGCCATATCGCGGGCGAAGGTCACGTCCGCACTGGGCTCGCGGGGCGGCGCCGGCCAGGCGACGGCCAGGCCGGCACCCAGTGCGGCGGTGGCCAGCGCCGCACCTGCCCAGCGAATCAGACGGTGTCGTCGTACGCGCCGCTGCATGAGGCTCCTATCTCTGGTGCTTCACCGCCCTGCTCGTAGGTCTGGACGAACGCTTTGATCCGGGGATCCGAGGCGTCCTGCACCTCCAGTTGCTTGTTCCACGCACTGAGGACGATGGGGGCCTTTTGCGTCTCGTGGGGCGAGAGCAGGGTGTAAGTCCGGCCGTCCAGGACCTCGCGGAGTTGCAACACCTGACTGGTCGCCAGATCCGGCCGGTAGGACACCCAGACTGCCCCGTGCTCCAGGCTGTGCACCGCGTACTCGTCGTAGATGGGCCGTTCGTACACGCCGCAGTTCTGCCAGGCCGAGTTGTGTTCCCCGCCCGCCGGTGGGCGCTGCGCGTACTCCAGGCGGCCTGGCTTGTGGGCGCCGCCCTCGAACTTGAAACTTTTGACGCCCTCAATCTCACCCCCGTTCTGATTGCAAGCAGCGAGAAAGACCGTGAGGGACAGCAGCAGGAGTCGTTTCATAGGGTCTCCAGAAGAGAACGTGAGATGGTGAGGGTGCGCCTGGCTCATGACTGCGGCTGCGACCCACGCGGGTGAACGCGGCGGTCCTGGCGCCAGGCCAGCACGAAGAGCGCCCCCGTCCCAGCACACACCAGCACGTCCGACAGGTTGAAGATGGGAAAAGGCGCTTTGGACACCAGTCTGGACACGGTGTCCAGCAGGGGTGACGTCAGGTAATCCACCACGGCGCCCCGCATCAGCCCGTCCAGGCCGTTGCCCAGGGCGCCCGCTGCGATCAGGGCCAGGGGCCAGATCCAGCGGTGGGGCACACGGCCCAGGCCCAGGGCGCCCACGAGACCGGTGCCGACGAGCACCCGCAGCACCGCCAGGGGCGCCGCGAAGCCCCCGAGGAGGCCCCACGCCATGCCAGGATTCAGGGTGAAGCCCAGGTGGAGGACACCGGGGATGAGCGGGCGATTCACCCCTGGCTCAAGGGTGGCGACGGCCCAGGCTTTCAGGAGGCCTTCGGCGACCAGGAGCGCCAGGACCAGGAGAAGGGGGCGCCACTTCATCCTGTGCCCTTGAGCGCGGCGAGCAGGCCGGGGCGCTGCTGGTCCACCGTGCCGAAAAAGACCTGGTCACCCACCACGGTGACGGGCGCGACCCGCACGTCGGTGACCTGGCGCAGCGCCGCCAGGGCCGCTGGGTCCTGACGCAGGTTCCGTTCGGTGTACGCGGCCCCGCAGCGGGTGAGCAGCCGGGCGATGGCGTGGCAGTCCGGGCAGTTGGGGACGGTGTAGAGGGTGATGGGCGCCTTTGTGACCGTCATGCGGGCACCGCAGCGTCCGTGAGGGGAGCGGGACTGGTCGGGGCCTCCTGGGCTTTCCAGCGCAGCAGGCGCAGGGCGTTGGCGGTGACCAGGGCGGTGGCGCCCGTATCGGCCAGAATGGCCATCCAGAGGTTGGTGTAGCCGAGCAGGGTGGTGACGAGGAAGATGGCCTTGAGCCCGAGGGCGAAGGCGATATTGACCTTGATGTTGCCCATGGTGGCGCGCGACAGGGCGACCAGGTCAGCCACACCCGAGACCCGCTCGCGCAAGAGGGCCGCGTCGGCGGTTTCCAGGGCCACGTCGGTGCCGCCCCCCATGGCGATCCCGACATCACTCTGGGCCAGGGCGGGGGCGTCATTGATGCCGTCCCCGACCATCGCCACGCCACCCTGCGCTTTGTAGCTGGCAATGAGGCGCAGTTTGTCTTCGGGCAGCAACTCGGCCTGCACGTCCAGCCCCAGGTCACGGGCGATGGCCTGCCCGGTGCGGGCGTTGTCGCCCGTCAGCATGACCGTTTGAATGCCCAGGTCCTTCAAGCGGGCGAGTGCGGCGCGGGCGTCGGCGCGAGGTTCGTCGCGGATGGCGAGCACCCCCAAAGGCGTGGCGCCGTCCAGCAGCACCACAGCGGTGCGGCCCTGCGCCTCGAACTGAGTGATGGTGCTGAGAAGCGCCGGACTCAGGGGGGCGAGTGCTGCTGCGTGACGCGGGGAACTCACACTCAGGGTGCGGCCCTCCACCGTGGCGCTCGCTCCCTTGCCTGGCAGGGCCTGCGCGTCCTGAGCGGCGGGGATGGTCACGCCCTCCTGCTGCGCGGCCGCCGTGATGGCCTTGGCCAGCGGGTGACTGCTGCCGAACTCCACGGCGGCCGCCAGACGCAGGACGTCCGACCGGCCCAGCTGTTCGCCCACAACGTCGGTGACCCGTGGCCGGCCGGCGGTCAGGGTGCCGGTCTTGTCAAAGGCAATGGTTTTCACTGAGCCGATGGTTTCCAGCGCCGCGCCGCCCTTGATCAGCAGGCCACGCCGGGTCCCGGCACTGATGGCGCTGGTGATGGAGGCAGGTACGCTCAGCACCAGCGCGCAGGGGCAGCCGATCAGCAGCAGGCTGATGCCCTTGTACAGCCAGTCGTGCCAGAGCCCACCGAAGAACAGGGGCGGCACCAGGGCGACCAGGGCGGAGACCAGGACGACCCCAGGGGTGTAGTACCGGCTGAACCGGTCAATGAAGCGCGCGGTGGGGGCTTTGCTGCCTTCGGCTTCTTCCACCATGTGGATGATGCGCGCGATGGTGTTGTCGGCCGCTGCCTTGTCCACCCGGAGGTGCAGGGTGCCGTCCGTGTTGATGCTGCCGGCGTAGACGGCGTCGCCGGGGCCTTTGACCACGGGCACACTTTCGCCGGTCACGGGGCTGTCGTCGAGACTGGAGGTGCCGGTCAGGATGGTGCCGTCGGCGGGCACGCGCGCGCCGGGGTTGACCTGCACGGTCTGGCCGACCTGAAGGGTGTCGGCGGGGACTTCCCGGGGTTGGGGGCCGTCGAGCAGCAACGCGGTTTTCGGGGCCAGGGCGGCGAGCGCCTGAATACCGGCGCGCGCCCGGCCAGCGGCCACGCCTTCAAGCAGTTCACCGACCGCGAAGAAGAAGACCACCACGGCGCCCTCGGCGGCTTCCCCGATGGCCACAGCGCCAATCGCCGCCAGGCTGACCAGCATGTTGATGCTGAACGGGTCCCCGAGGCGGGCACTGGCGAGCGCCTTTTTCGCCAGCGGCCAGACGCCGAGCAGGGTGGCGGCGATATAGCCCGCGGTCGACAGCGACGGCTGGAGGAAACCCAGCAGCCAGGCCAGCGCCAGCAGTGCGCCGGACACCACGACCAGTCGGCCTTGACCGGTGCGGTACCACGGCGTGCCGGCGGGCGCGACCTCATGGGTGTGGCCCGCGTGATCACCGGCATGGGGGTCATGGC
It contains:
- a CDS encoding heavy metal translocating P-type ATPase; translated protein: MTPTTRKDHPDHLTYFVEGMDCASCVQTVERMVATLPGTSEVKTSFTKQTLTLHLDEGQTPRGTLEKNLKSLGYAPSLLGPAASAGPQGHDPHAGDHAGHTHEVAPAGTPWYRTGQGRLVVVSGALLALAWLLGFLQPSLSTAGYIAATLLGVWPLAKKALASARLGDPFSINMLVSLAAIGAVAIGEAAEGAVVVFFFAVGELLEGVAAGRARAGIQALAALAPKTALLLDGPQPREVPADTLQVGQTVQVNPGARVPADGTILTGTSSLDDSPVTGESVPVVKGPGDAVYAGSINTDGTLHLRVDKAAADNTIARIIHMVEEAEGSKAPTARFIDRFSRYYTPGVVLVSALVALVPPLFFGGLWHDWLYKGISLLLIGCPCALVLSVPASITSAISAGTRRGLLIKGGAALETIGSVKTIAFDKTGTLTAGRPRVTDVVGEQLGRSDVLRLAAAVEFGSSHPLAKAITAAAQQEGVTIPAAQDAQALPGKGASATVEGRTLSVSSPRHAAALAPLSPALLSTITQFEAQGRTAVVLLDGATPLGVLAIRDEPRADARAALARLKDLGIQTVMLTGDNARTGQAIARDLGLDVQAELLPEDKLRLIASYKAQGGVAMVGDGINDAPALAQSDVGIAMGGGTDVALETADAALLRERVSGVADLVALSRATMGNIKVNIAFALGLKAIFLVTTLLGYTNLWMAILADTGATALVTANALRLLRWKAQEAPTSPAPLTDAAVPA
- a CDS encoding DUF305 domain-containing protein encodes the protein MQRRVRRHRLIRWAGAALATAALGAGLAVAWPAPPREPSADVTFARDMAAHHAQAVTMSVSLLRRAADPEVRLLAQDILLTQQAQIGQMQGWLMAWGRPLAGREAPMKGMDRSAMGMASAADEAALNTLPVVTAETRYLLLMRRHHQGGVAMAKAALNAVRRPEVRAFAKRVVSAQTTEIQAIDAMLRARKVSVPPPAPSHSMDTVDHE
- a CDS encoding signal peptidase II, which codes for MKWRPLLLVLALLVAEGLLKAWAVATLEPGVNRPLIPGVLHLGFTLNPGMAWGLLGGFAAPLAVLRVLVGTGLVGALGLGRVPHRWIWPLALIAAGALGNGLDGLMRGAVVDYLTSPLLDTVSRLVSKAPFPIFNLSDVLVCAGTGALFVLAWRQDRRVHPRGSQPQS
- a CDS encoding glutaredoxin family protein; this encodes MTVTKAPITLYTVPNCPDCHAIARLLTRCGAAYTERNLRQDPAALAALRQVTDVRVAPVTVVGDQVFFGTVDQQRPGLLAALKGTG
- a CDS encoding DUF3105 domain-containing protein, translating into MKRLLLLSLTVFLAACNQNGGEIEGVKSFKFEGGAHKPGRLEYAQRPPAGGEHNSAWQNCGVYERPIYDEYAVHSLEHGAVWVSYRPDLATSQVLQLREVLDGRTYTLLSPHETQKAPIVLSAWNKQLEVQDASDPRIKAFVQTYEQGGEAPEIGASCSGAYDDTV